In Phycisphaerae bacterium, the following proteins share a genomic window:
- the dapB gene encoding 4-hydroxy-tetrahydrodipicolinate reductase has translation MRPKLIIVGAAGRMGRRIISLNIDAGWFDIIAAVETKGHPDIGKDAGLAASAGPINVKLDSAYSAGADVAIDFSQPAAADGTIDYCLKGGAALVLGTTGLTEKQREKIKTASAKIPVIYGTNMSIGMNVLFSLVGKVASMLGDEYDTEIIEQHHRFKKDAPSGSALTLAENICKATGKKFPDCLVHGRSGKDTIRQKGAIGMHAVRAGDVVGIHSAIFSTLGETVTLNHTAHSRDTFAAGALRAARWLVGKKPGLYSMADVLGIG, from the coding sequence ATGCGTCCTAAACTGATAATAGTCGGTGCTGCCGGTCGGATGGGCAGGCGCATCATTTCACTGAATATAGACGCTGGATGGTTTGATATTATTGCAGCAGTTGAAACAAAAGGTCATCCTGATATAGGTAAAGATGCCGGTCTTGCGGCGTCAGCAGGGCCGATAAATGTTAAGCTGGATAGTGCCTACTCGGCCGGTGCCGACGTGGCCATCGATTTCTCGCAGCCTGCAGCGGCGGATGGTACTATTGATTACTGTCTTAAAGGCGGTGCCGCGTTGGTGTTGGGCACTACAGGTCTGACCGAGAAACAGCGTGAAAAAATAAAGACCGCCTCGGCGAAAATCCCTGTTATATATGGAACTAATATGAGTATAGGGATGAACGTTTTGTTCTCGCTGGTTGGTAAAGTTGCTTCGATGCTTGGCGACGAGTATGATACGGAAATAATCGAGCAGCACCATCGATTCAAAAAAGATGCTCCGAGCGGCTCAGCCCTGACATTGGCTGAGAATATCTGCAAGGCGACCGGAAAAAAATTCCCCGATTGTCTCGTTCACGGCAGAAGCGGCAAAGACACCATTAGACAGAAAGGCGCTATCGGCATGCACGCCGTACGTGCAGGAGACGTTGTTGGTATCCACTCGGCAATCTTCAGCACGCTCGGCGAAACGGTAACTCTGAACCATACTGCGCATAGCAGGGACACTTTCGCGGCAGGGGCGTTGCGGGCGGCACGGTGGCTTGTTGGAAAAAAGCCCGGACTTTACTCGATGGCCGACGTCCTTGGAATTGGTTAA